The following proteins are encoded in a genomic region of Desulfofalx alkaliphila DSM 12257:
- a CDS encoding AAA family ATPase: MLSKLKPFSKKQETPQELILWSSLENDDDTQNEDIQEEKYTELYGIPISPEAIEGEGMIWTVQSPEGGNGATAVATNLAALLARGNPEKVVIVDLDGIGAVRSRMGLPIEQCVVNILDWEDVRGTKDMQRAMVAHSSGVMVVPGVVHYDHVSLVTPSLIFNILRILKGRFEHIVLDCSPVGMQSLTWAAALVSDAVLTILTPNRSCLDLAKDNISFLNRLGCKDRTIVILNQTGIPGGIRASDLLNNSKLGVEIHHILPYSIRVAEHNNKRELVSIVRPKDDFSVALSQLLKLLTMLERG; encoded by the coding sequence ATGCTGAGCAAACTTAAACCCTTTTCCAAAAAACAAGAAACCCCACAAGAATTAATACTGTGGAGTTCGCTCGAAAATGATGACGATACCCAAAATGAAGACATTCAAGAGGAAAAGTACACAGAATTATATGGTATTCCCATTTCGCCCGAAGCAATAGAAGGCGAAGGGATGATATGGACAGTTCAATCACCGGAGGGCGGTAACGGGGCTACTGCTGTGGCCACAAACTTGGCGGCATTATTGGCAAGAGGAAATCCAGAAAAGGTTGTCATTGTGGATTTAGATGGCATTGGTGCAGTACGCAGTAGAATGGGTTTGCCAATCGAGCAATGTGTAGTAAATATATTGGACTGGGAAGATGTACGAGGCACTAAGGACATGCAGAGGGCAATGGTAGCACATTCCAGCGGTGTAATGGTTGTTCCCGGTGTTGTGCATTACGACCACGTTTCACTGGTTACACCCAGTCTTATTTTCAATATCCTAAGAATTCTCAAAGGCCGTTTTGAACATATAGTATTAGATTGTTCTCCTGTAGGTATGCAGAGTCTTACATGGGCAGCCGCTTTGGTATCGGATGCGGTTTTAACTATTCTTACGCCAAACCGTTCTTGTCTGGACCTAGCTAAAGATAACATCAGTTTCTTAAATAGACTTGGCTGTAAAGACAGAACCATTGTCATCTTAAACCAAACCGGTATTCCAGGCGGTATTCGTGCATCTGACTTATTAAATAATTCTAAACTCGGTGTCGAGATACACCATATACTGCCTTACAGTATAAGGGTTGCTGAACATAACAATAAAAGGGAACTGGTAAGTATTGTACGCCCCAAAGATGACTTTTCTGTAGCCCTAAGCCAACTTTTAAAACTTTTAACGATGCTGGAAAGGGGGTAA
- the cpaB gene encoding Flp pilus assembly protein CpaB: protein MRKIKKILHILIALVLAAGAGFSVWYFLNINNPTVKVVVTRDKLPIGTVVSPNDVTTKLVAKSVMPPNAISDVNDVVGKTVVATVFRDEVLRKEHVATNKGSLQAILETIAPNRVAVDLPPDAARGLKGLSVGDKVNIYGEVAFIASDGNAATQISKVATNAIVLYSPDRSKNNNEAIIIACTPEEEKQIANVLTMGKNVTVFLQQSSDEKGE, encoded by the coding sequence ATGAGAAAAATTAAAAAGATATTGCACATACTGATAGCACTGGTTTTAGCCGCAGGTGCAGGTTTTTCAGTATGGTACTTTCTAAATATTAACAATCCCACGGTAAAAGTAGTAGTAACAAGAGATAAACTGCCGATAGGCACAGTTGTGTCTCCCAATGATGTAACTACAAAACTAGTCGCCAAATCCGTAATGCCTCCTAACGCCATCAGCGATGTTAACGATGTAGTAGGGAAAACGGTAGTGGCCACAGTTTTTAGAGATGAAGTATTAAGAAAAGAACACGTTGCTACAAACAAGGGAAGTCTACAGGCTATTTTAGAAACAATTGCCCCTAACAGAGTTGCAGTAGACTTACCGCCAGACGCCGCACGAGGTTTGAAAGGTTTAAGTGTCGGTGACAAAGTTAATATCTACGGCGAAGTTGCTTTTATAGCTAGCGATGGCAATGCGGCTACTCAAATAAGCAAAGTTGCTACCAATGCTATAGTGCTGTATTCCCCTGATCGCAGTAAAAACAATAACGAAGCAATAATTATTGCCTGCACACCGGAAGAAGAAAAGCAAATCGCAAATGTTTTAACAATGGGCAAAAACGTAACTGTATTCCTGCAACAATCTTCTGATGAAAAGGGGGAATAG